TACTATCTTCTATGGGGCTAGGATCCCTGGCTAGAttacatctctcatgatgcatTGTGGTCAGGTGACTCACAAGGCCCTCCCACAATGGTTCAGTTACAGGGCCCACCACagagcatcatgggagatatagtccagtGAGAGATGCCATTCAATAGAAAAGAATGGTGGCATAAGGCATCCAAACTACAGTTCCCAAGAGACACTATGGCAGCTCAAGCAGACAAGAGATTAATACTATACTGACCCGAAAAACTTTGATTTTATTCAACAAACTGAAGTGTTTCAATCTGGGTTGACCCATCCTGAAACAcaatatttcatttctattttcctgTCAGAAAATTGAAGATTTTTGCAAAATCAGGGGGGTTTCTTTggtggaaactgcattttccatcaaatTCCCAGTCAATTCCCAGTAGCTCTGCTGGTTTAGACCCTTCTTGCACACTTGGTGCATTTGTGTAAAAGTATGGTCTACATTGATGCAGCTACTTCAGTTTCAAACACATTACCCCAGTCTCTTTCCTTCATTGAGCCCTCCACCTTCTAGGCCCTatgggaaaaaaatagcatgtgatcatgtaactcaagactgtaccataatgcatatgcagaatgggccaaattaaggttgcatgggcaaccttagtTCTAGTGTGTCTTATCTTCTGAATGCATGATTTAGCAACCTCCATGTTCTTGTGTAAGATAGCatgtttgtgtgtaatttcctaggtttttaaacaaatcaaattGAACCGCCCCCAGAAATTCCATCAAGTGGTATCATATTTAGTCCTACATTGTTTGTCAGCAGGGTTGGACACTTTAGATATACTGCACAGACCTCTTCCACTGAGCTAATGAGGTAACTGATAGCAGTGGTAGGTTATTATCATCTACGTGGGTCCAACACTAAAGAGGTatgggacactttgccagtgggtttaaCAGATATTGGCTTACAGCATAGGAATTGAGAGACTCAGGAATcgtgggttccattccaggctttgGAGGGGACTGTGCTTTAgagggcacagactcttctgcccatttcccccAACCTGCTTCCTTGTCTAAGTCCCACTTCTCAGGCTTCtcttcccagtctccttgcccagcatgtCGTAGTCTCCCCCTCTAGGCTCCCCAGTTCCGGTCTCCTTATTCAGCCAGTCTCACTTTCCCACTTCTCGGTTCCTCATCTGATCTGTGTCTCACCTCCACCCTAGCTTCTAGTCCCCCATCCCCATTGGATCCCAGTCCCAATCTTTCTCCCTGGGCTTCTTATCCAATCTCAGCGTTCTCCCCGCAACCCTgcttccttgtcccagtctctgtcctaccagtcccagttctccccctACACTCCAGCCCCTTGTAAGATCTGTGTCCACAGTCCCTCCACTTCTTCCCCCTAGCCCACCCCATTGGTATGCAATCCcagtctccccccagcccacctcccAATTCTAGTTTCCCTTTCCCTTCCGTCCCCCTCTCATCTCTAGCCCCAAACTCTCTCCACCTGCCCAGGCCCTTTGTCCCCATCtacccccctttccttcccccaccccacccacaccaCCCCCCCCACCGGTCTGGCTCTTGTCacttctgcattcaaatcagacaGTTTCCTCTCCCTACTTAGGCCAGTCAGGGGATCATGGCTCTGAAGCAGATGGGGGCCCTGCTAaatcttttcaaagaaaagatcatgaggttttttaaatatgttttttcccAAGCCTCATTACTAGAAACATCTGAGCCATTTTGGCTAAAATCTTCCCCCAAAAATCAGCCTAAGGCAGACATGCAGTATGGGAAATTTCTGCTTAAACAgcttgaagtttggcaaagttataagccacTAAAAACACGAGCTTATAATGGGAAGCACCAGGCAATCTTTACTCTAGGTGGTGCTCCCAGCTCCGCCTATAGCAAACTATTCAACTCTTTTGGAGATAACACGTGGAGAGCTTCAGTATGGCTGCTACCTACACTGGTGGCAGGGGTTCCCCCGTCACCTTCCCGAGAGGtggcagctaggttgacagaaaattttttccatcaacctagcgctgtctgtACTGGGGGCGAGGTTGGGTCCTGGGTGAGAACTGTTCACGCCCCTGAGCGATGCGGCTGGGTCTAACTTTTTAGTGCAGACCTGGCCTCAGAGTACGAAGCCCGTATTCTCCCAGAGCATGTTTGGCCTGTGACCATCTCTGCAGCTACGTCACTGGGGATCAGCAGGCTGGCTCTCTGGGCTGACTTGGGCTTTTCTAATCCAACCAGTTAGGAGCAGTCTGTTTTACTGGCACCCACAGATTTGACATATTTTGCCCTTGGGCTCCCTCCACTGGCTTGAATGGGTAGTGACACACACCGTGCCCACACCCGCTGCTGGTGCTTGGACAAGGAAATGACCATGTTAATGTCTAGATCTATTAGACCAAGTGGGGGTTGGGGATGAGCTAAACAGTGAAGCCAGAAACTGGCAATCGGAGGATTTCACTTCCTGGCCAAGAAAAGCCAAAGAAAGATGAGGCACCGGCTGAAATGCCTCTGGCTCAATTTATTTTGCCAATTCTGCTGCTCCTACGAAGACTGCAACATTTTCCTTCCCAGCGAAAACTCATAGTGCAGTGACTCTGCCATAGCATTGGTCCACATGCTGAGGATCTGGAAAGGGTGTTGGCAGAAAGAGTGGCCCCGACAGTAAATGATCGAAGTCCCATGCATTGAATTTGATCATTTATAATAACAGGCTGTTAGTTAAAGAAAGCAGACTGAAAACGTTAATCACAGTCTCATCACCTCACTGTGTTTATATTTCATTAATGCCTAGAGCTGCCATCTGAGTTCAAGGCACCATTGTACTGGGTGCTGGATAGATAAAGGGACAGGTGCTGCACCAGAGAGCTAATCAACATAGAGTAGACAGCtaaaggaagggggggagggggaatttagGGACAAAGAAGCAAAGTGACTTGTCTCAGGTCATgccaaatagaacccaggagtccagactcccaGTCCCAGGCCACAAGATCCACTTCCACTCATTACACCATGCCCCCCATCCTACAGCTGACTGGCTCTGGATGCAGAGAGCTCAGTCTTTTCAGCCTCTGATTTTGTCTCTTTGCTTCAGTAGCCCAACTCCCAAACTCGTGTTCAACAGAGTGAATGGCAAGAAGCCCCCGGTGACGACACAGCCCACGGCAGCCACAGAGGAGAGCTACACGCTGGCCCACGAGGAGAACGTCCGTTTTGTCTATGAAAGTAAGAGGCGGGGTCTGGCTAgttcagagagagaagagaagcctCTGTAAACCCCAGTCTCAGAGGGGTGTATCAGTGCCGGAGGTTCCTGGGGGCTGTAACGTAGCAGAGGAGACACAGGGGTGTCTCAGTGCCGGAGGTTCCCGGGGGCTCTAATAGACCAGAGAGGATGCAGGAGTGTCTCAGTGCCGGAGGTTCCTGGTGGCTGTAACATAGCAGAGAGAACGCAGGGGTGTCTCGGTGCAAGAGGTTCCCCGTGGGTTGTAATAGACCAGAGAGGATGCAGGAGTGTCTCAGTGCTGGAGGTTCCTGGGGGCTGTAACGTAGCAGAGGAGACGAAGGGGCGTCTCGGTGTTGAGGGCTGTAATAGAGCAGAGGAGATGCAGGGGTGTCTCGGTGCTGGGAATTCTTGGGGCCTGTGATGTAGCACAGGGGACATAGAGGAGTCTTGGTGCTGGGGGGTCCCAGGGGTGACTTGCTGCTGGGGATTCCTGGGGGCTGCAACATAGCAGAGGGGATGCAGGGGTTTCTGGGTGCCGAGGGCTCCCGGTGGCTGTAATAGCAGAGGGGACAAAGGGTTGTCTTGGTGCTGGGGGTTCCTGGGGACTGTAAGAAAGCAGATGGGAGGCAGGGGTGTCTCAGTTCCAGGGGTTTCCAGGGGCTGTAACAGAGGGGTGTCTCGGAGCTGGGTATTCCCCCAGGGCTGTAATAGAGCAGAGGAGATGCAGCGGTGTCTCTGGTGCTGGGGGTTCCCAGGGCCTGAAACATAGCAGAGGGGATGCAGGAGTGTCTTGGTGCTGGGGTTCTCTGGCGCTGTAACAGAGCAGAGGGCAGGCAGGGGTGTCTCAGTGCCGGGGGTTCCCGGGGGCTGTAACATGGTAGAGGGGACATAGGGGTTTCTCTGTGCCAGGGGTTCCTGGTGTTTACCCATGGTAAGGATCCTGTTGTGTGACTTGGCCCTTCTCTCACTCCCCCAGCAAACTGCCACTTCCATGACATCACTCATCTCTGAGCACTTGAGTATGTTGATTGGAGGTTTCTTGTGATCCAAACATCCTGCAGCCAGCGTccccttttctcttttgcttGTCCAGACTCTGAGTGGGGATTTGGAgatcctggtggataatcagctgaacgtgagctcccagtgtgatgctgtggctcaAAGACTAATGCCACCCTGGGAGgtgtaaacaggggaatctcgagtaggagcagagatgACCTTATCTTTGTgcctggcactggtgagactactgctggaatactgtgtccagttctggtgcctgcaGCTGAagagggatgttgataaattggggaggggtcagagaaaagccatggaaatgattaaaggattagaaaacctgcctgatagtGACAGATGGAGCTTCTTGAGTCTAGTTAGTTTAACAAAGCAAAGGTTGAGGGAGTGATTTGATCACAGcctacttggggaacaaatacttgatgatgggctcttcagtctagcaaagatCCAAACGggatccactggctggaagctgaagccagtccaatgcagactggaaatCAGATGTAAATTGGTAAGAGTgagggaattaaccattggaagaaagaacgagtacttgtgacaccttagagactaacaaatttatttgagcataagcttttgtgggctaaaacccatttcatcggttcatccaatgaagtgagttttagcccacgaaagcttatactcaaataaatttgttagtctctaaggtgccacaagtattcctcgttcttttttgctgatacagactaacatggctaccactctgaaatccgttggaataagttaccaaggggtgtggggggttcTCCAGCACTGACAATTGTTCAGCACAGACTGGGTGTGTTACtgacagatctgctctagggagtggctgggtgctgtTCTCTGGCCTGCATTACACAGGCATTCAACCCCCATGATcccagtggttccttctggcctcggacacagggaatgtgtgtgtggggtgggggctgttagcggtgggggaggaggtctgccTCCCCTGCCACATGGGCATACAATTCCCTTGGTAAGGCTGTCACCAGCTCCAGGGTGCATCTCCACAGTGCAGTGGCCAGAGCAGCCCAGTGATGTCTCCTCTCCTGGGTCCGAGCCTGGGGGCTCTACAGGCAGCAGCACttgccagggcaggcagggaaagcTTATCCCTGGCGCATAGTGGGGGACGCACCCATGAGAGGCGCCCCCTGTCACTCAGCAGCAACATGCCTGCCCCAGGCCACGCCACGttgttggcagccggtgtcaagtggagtgccccaggggtcggtcctggggcccgttttgttcaatatcttcataaatgatctggaggatggtgtggattgcactctcagcaaatttgcggatgatactaaactgggaggagtggtagatacgctggaggggagggataggatacagaaggacctagacaaattggaagattgggccaaaagaaatctaatgaggttcaataaggataagtgcagggtcctgcacttaggatggaagaatccaatgcaccgctacagactagggaccgaatggctcggcagcagttctgcggaaaaggacctaggggtgacagtggacgagaagctggatatgagtcagcagtgtgcccttgttgccaagaaggccaatggcattttgggatgtataagtaggggcatagcgagcagatcgagggacgtgatcgttcccctctattcgacactggtgaggcctcatctggagtactgtgtccagttttgggccccacactacaagaaggatgtggataaattggaaagagtacagcgaagggcaacaaaaatgattaggggtctagagcacatgacttacgaggagaggctgagggagctgggattgtttagtctgcagaagagaagaatgaggggggatttgatagctgctttcaactacctgaaagggggtttcaaagaggatggctctagactgttctcaatggtagcagatgacagaacgaggagtaatggtctcaagttgcaatggaggaggtttagattggatattaggaaaaactttttcactaagagggtggtgaaacactggaatgcgttacctagggaggtggtagaatctccttccttagaggtttttaaggtcaggcttgacaaagccctggctaggatgatttaactgggacttggtcctgctttgagcagggggttggactagatgaccttctggggtcccttccaaccctgatattctatgattctatgattctatgattcacgtGCTGGAGCAGAATCTTGTAGATctgggcagaggtgggggatggaggccatagggggctggggaaaggggggcgGAGAAGCACAAGGGGGATCCAACTTACAGCAGAGCCGGCAGTGCCTGTGCTGGACCAGTCAGAGTGCAGGCTCCCTTGTGTGATGGTGGCTCACACCTTTGCTCTCCCTTCCAGCCTGGCAGCAGGTAGAACAGCAGCTGGACGGCAGCTGGCCAGGGGAGAGAGGGCGTGGCCCGGTGCAATATGCAGAGAAAACTCCCAACCCCGTGTTGACAAGTAAGTGTCCAGGAGCCACCTGCAGGGGGCGGCACATACCTCAGCAGGAGATGCATGCAGGAGAGGCGGTGCTACGTGCTGGCTGATGAACCAGGCTGGCTTCCTAGAGACCAGTGCATCCCCAGCTCTTTATTAGGGTGACCCACCAACTGCATTTGGGCTTCTTGGGTGGAGGGGGGTCTACCATtatccctgctcccctcctcagcacccctgctctctgctccaacctCAAATGCCTGttgccccctctccccttctgGTGCTGACTGTCCCCTCACTGGCTCCAGTTGCGTGCTCCCAGCCCGGGGTAACAGGTCCGTGCCAGCAGGACTCCAGCTATTACGCAGACAGTAGCAGAGTGGAGGTTGCGAtgtgggctggagctcaggctctgaagcccagccAGTCCCCCTTGGTTAAAGAGTCTGAgtgccagccccagccagcaCAGCCACGCAGTAACCCTGAGTGGGTCTGGCCTGgtggcttgctcccagctgcagtgcagacgtCCACAGGAGGGCAGCATGTTGTTACCCAGGAGCCTGGGGCTCATCCCCTGCTCTGGAGAAAAGTGCCCTGGGACCTTGAATCAGCCCAAGTAACTAGGAGCTCCCTTCTCTGGTTCTTCTGTAAAATGTCCCCAATTCCAGCGACCAGGCTGGATCAGTGGCACCTGGGAAAGGGGAGCCCCCACCAGCACCATGCCGGCAGATTGGGCCAGATCTGGCTCAGGGGAAGAGTGCCCCCTTCTGAGCCACCAGCACTGTGTAACTCTGCTCTTGGCCAGATCACTCATGAGCACCATTGACTTGGTCCCCGCTCAGTCACTGGGGAAGCCTTTTGCCAGGAAGTCCAAGGCTctcctgggagcagcaggtgGGGTCAAACTCCTACGGGGAGCACCCTCATCTTCTCCAAAACTGCTTGCACCAAGGTTTCCACACCTGGCAGCCCAGTCACATAGCTCCAGGGAGTGAAGCTGCCACTTTTGTGGCAGGAACAAGGAGACCTTGATCAAATGCACTAAGAAGGGGGGTTGCTGTAGTGTCCTTCATACTCCCAGCAGCACAAAGAAAGAACTGGGGGAGCCATGGTGcaggcagctgcagcagccagcaggaggagCAGATCTGCCGTGGTTGAAAGAAGGGGATGTGCTCCAGGGCAGGGGAATTATTCCCTCCTGAGCTCAAACAGGGGCAGTGGTGAGAAGCCAGGAGAAAAGAGGATAGGGAGCCTTTCACCTGCAGTCCAATGTCACCCCCCCAGTGGTAGGTGGGGGAATTGCCATA
Above is a window of Dermochelys coriacea isolate rDerCor1 chromosome 10, rDerCor1.pri.v4, whole genome shotgun sequence DNA encoding:
- the MCRIP2 gene encoding MAPK regulated corepressor interacting protein 2 isoform X1; the protein is MMYTITRGPSKLATQRRTGPTQQVESKAADLKGRQPPHSAWPLSSSPTPKLVFNRVNGKKPPVTTQPTAATEESYTLAHEENVRFVYETWQQVEQQLDGSWPGERGRGPVQYAEKTPNPVLTNFVPIDLEEWWAQQFLAKIENGS
- the MCRIP2 gene encoding MAPK regulated corepressor interacting protein 2 isoform X2 encodes the protein MMYTITRGPSKLATQRRTGPTQQVESKAADLKGRQPPHSAWPLSSPTPKLVFNRVNGKKPPVTTQPTAATEESYTLAHEENVRFVYETWQQVEQQLDGSWPGERGRGPVQYAEKTPNPVLTNFVPIDLEEWWAQQFLAKIENGS